A window of the Flavobacterium sangjuense genome harbors these coding sequences:
- a CDS encoding Crp/Fnr family transcriptional regulator — translation MSKCEQCIVRQFSSLKALNKQELLKMADCKTSYTIKKGEPIFEEGEVTNGIYCIKDGVCKLSKLSSNGKDQIVKLVKPGELLGQRSMISEEPANLSAVALEDMEVCFIPKKEILQFFTQNNEFSMNVMKTICGDLKDADVHMVDMAQKSVKERLAGTLIYLEETFGIDTDGSLRLQLSREELAGMIGTATESCIRLLSELNKNNLIELVGKRIKIVDKNKLRRLAD, via the coding sequence ATGTCAAAATGTGAGCAATGTATCGTACGCCAATTCAGTTCTCTAAAAGCACTGAACAAGCAAGAATTGCTCAAAATGGCGGATTGCAAAACTTCATACACCATTAAAAAGGGCGAGCCTATTTTTGAAGAGGGCGAAGTCACTAACGGAATTTATTGTATCAAAGACGGTGTTTGTAAATTATCTAAACTCAGCTCCAACGGAAAAGATCAAATTGTAAAACTGGTAAAACCGGGTGAATTATTAGGACAACGTTCTATGATTAGCGAAGAACCGGCCAATTTGAGTGCCGTAGCTTTGGAAGATATGGAAGTCTGTTTTATTCCGAAAAAAGAAATCCTGCAGTTCTTTACACAAAACAATGAGTTCTCAATGAATGTGATGAAAACCATTTGTGGCGATTTAAAAGACGCCGATGTGCATATGGTGGATATGGCCCAAAAAAGTGTAAAAGAACGTTTAGCCGGAACATTGATTTATTTAGAAGAAACTTTTGGTATTGATACTGATGGCTCACTTCGTTTACAATTATCCAGAGAAGAATTAGCCGGAATGATTGGCACTGCTACTGAAAGCTGTATCCGATTGCTTTCTGAACTCAATAAAAACAATCTTATTGAACTTGTTGGCAAACGCATAAAGATAGTTGACAAAAACAAATTACGCCGTTTGGCAGATTAA
- the ccoS gene encoding cbb3-type cytochrome oxidase assembly protein CcoS — protein sequence MSVIYLLISISIIVAIAFLYAFLRAVKTGQYDDDYTPSVRMLFDDELVKAKSKTTTNKEEQKPI from the coding sequence ATGAGTGTCATTTATCTATTAATATCCATAAGTATCATCGTAGCAATTGCGTTTTTGTATGCTTTCTTAAGAGCAGTAAAAACCGGCCAGTATGATGATGACTACACACCATCAGTCAGAATGCTTTTTGATGATGAGCTTGTAAAAGCAAAATCCAAAACAACAACAAATAAAGAAGAACAAAAACCAATTTAA
- a CDS encoding T9SS sorting signal type C domain-containing protein: MKSFLLSILVLLFSLSLKAQCTITGTTVNASTLTCSSFSGCTIVYVGNGTTATTLNMNADLNLTCLGAIQFIIRNNASIDFSPGNNRLTLGDGSSLTVETGGNVIGGSCNASERIYIGTNLLASCNGGAGADLSFTTLLNLGGTGSLTSNSPVCTSNTINLLATPPPNGTYTYSFFGTGLPVGGTTYSSSPSYSLTASGTAGSYVYQVYMKSSLSGNPITVAERTVVVNSGLAASTPVVTVTQPTCTVATGTITITSPTGAGMTYSTNGITYTNTTGIFTSVSSGTYSVTAKNSSGCISPATTVTVNAQTDTWNGTSWSTGAPPVSGQKIVFTNNFSSTSDLTGCSCQVSSANVVINSGHTLTVTDDVKITGGGTLTFEDGAGLVQTNNTAANLGAITYKRKTTPLKQYDYTYWSSPVVSATLSQLATNSLMYSFSPTTNLYVYQTGATTMAQGVGYIGRAPSGLTYAPTQIVQTSFVGAPGNGVINTPILKSTTAYNLIGNPYPSGLDADSFIAANSTVINGTLYFWTHNTAITNNAYTINDYAKYNYTGSVGTAAPGTSIVPTGKIAAGQGFFVEAKTSLANGTYSATFNNAMRIAGSNTQFFKNGGSGNTTTSVSEGLERHRVWLSLRSPQGAYNQMLVGYVQGATNDFDSLYDGKTMAVGNTVSVYTKVGADNLAIQGKSLPFSEADVIPFAYSTTLNGALTIYLDNFDGIFTNQNVYLLDKATNTLHDLKEAPYTFVTTNGNFEQRFELRFTDQALGTTIPTVTDNDIKIITANHQLEVISPAMAITKIAVYDILGKLLFTQNDLNTNLFQTNSLQLASQILLVKVTLDNGQSFTKKTLID; encoded by the coding sequence ATGAAATCATTTTTACTATCTATTTTAGTTTTGTTGTTCTCATTGAGCTTAAAAGCACAATGTACGATTACAGGGACAACTGTTAACGCAAGTACACTGACATGCAGCTCATTTAGTGGTTGTACGATTGTGTATGTTGGAAATGGAACTACTGCCACAACTCTTAATATGAATGCCGATTTAAACCTGACTTGCTTGGGAGCTATTCAGTTTATAATCAGAAACAATGCTTCAATTGATTTTTCTCCCGGTAATAATAGATTAACACTTGGAGACGGTTCTTCATTAACTGTTGAAACCGGAGGAAATGTAATCGGTGGATCGTGTAATGCTTCTGAACGTATTTATATTGGTACAAATTTATTAGCCAGTTGTAATGGAGGTGCAGGTGCAGACCTAAGCTTTACAACCCTTTTAAATTTGGGTGGAACTGGTAGTTTGACTTCTAATTCACCAGTTTGTACCAGCAACACCATTAATCTTTTAGCTACACCGCCACCAAATGGAACCTATACCTATTCGTTTTTTGGGACTGGTCTTCCAGTAGGTGGAACTACATACTCGAGTAGCCCAAGTTATAGCTTAACAGCATCAGGTACTGCAGGTTCTTATGTTTATCAGGTTTACATGAAATCGTCACTTTCAGGAAATCCTATTACGGTAGCAGAGAGAACTGTTGTGGTTAATTCCGGTTTGGCTGCATCAACACCAGTTGTTACCGTTACTCAGCCTACTTGTACAGTTGCAACAGGAACAATAACGATTACTTCACCAACGGGTGCAGGAATGACTTACAGCACAAATGGTATAACATATACAAATACCACAGGTATTTTTACCTCGGTATCTTCTGGAACTTATAGCGTAACTGCAAAAAATTCATCGGGATGTATCTCACCGGCAACAACTGTCACAGTTAATGCACAAACAGATACCTGGAACGGAACATCATGGTCAACCGGTGCTCCACCTGTAAGTGGACAAAAAATAGTTTTTACTAATAACTTTTCTTCAACTTCAGATTTAACAGGTTGTTCCTGCCAGGTGAGTTCAGCTAATGTAGTAATAAATTCAGGGCATACTTTAACCGTAACTGATGATGTAAAAATTACTGGAGGAGGAACATTGACCTTTGAGGATGGAGCAGGTTTGGTGCAAACAAATAATACTGCGGCAAATTTGGGAGCCATCACATACAAAAGAAAAACCACTCCACTAAAACAATATGATTATACGTATTGGTCGTCACCGGTAGTGTCGGCTACTTTAAGTCAATTGGCAACAAATTCATTGATGTATAGTTTTAGTCCAACGACTAACCTTTATGTATATCAAACCGGAGCAACTACTATGGCACAAGGTGTTGGTTACATCGGAAGAGCACCAAGTGGTCTAACTTATGCTCCAACACAAATTGTACAAACCAGTTTTGTCGGTGCTCCAGGAAATGGCGTAATCAATACTCCAATTTTAAAAAGTACAACAGCTTACAATTTGATAGGTAATCCTTATCCATCCGGACTTGATGCCGATTCATTTATAGCAGCTAATAGCACCGTTATAAACGGAACACTTTATTTTTGGACACATAACACAGCAATTACAAATAATGCCTATACTATTAATGATTATGCAAAGTATAATTATACAGGTAGTGTAGGGACTGCAGCTCCAGGAACCTCTATAGTTCCAACAGGAAAAATTGCTGCGGGACAAGGTTTCTTTGTTGAAGCTAAGACAAGTTTGGCTAATGGAACCTATTCAGCTACTTTCAATAATGCTATGCGAATTGCAGGGAGTAATACACAGTTTTTCAAAAACGGAGGATCAGGAAATACTACAACTTCTGTTTCAGAAGGATTAGAAAGACATCGTGTTTGGCTTTCATTGAGAAGTCCTCAAGGAGCATACAACCAAATGTTAGTAGGTTATGTACAAGGTGCAACTAATGATTTTGATTCGTTATATGATGGTAAAACAATGGCTGTAGGCAATACAGTTTCCGTATACACTAAGGTTGGTGCCGATAATTTAGCCATACAAGGAAAAAGTTTGCCATTTTCAGAAGCAGATGTTATTCCGTTTGCATACAGCACAACTCTTAACGGAGCACTAACAATTTACCTGGATAATTTTGATGGAATATTTACTAATCAAAATGTGTATTTATTAGATAAAGCTACGAACACATTACACGATTTAAAAGAAGCGCCTTATACTTTTGTTACCACTAATGGTAATTTTGAACAGCGTTTCGAATTGCGATTTACTGATCAGGCATTAGGAACAACGATTCCAACAGTAACCGATAATGATATTAAAATTATCACCGCAAATCACCAACTGGAAGTGATATCACCAGCTATGGCTATTACAAAAATAGCAGTATATGATATTCTTGGAAAATTGTTGTTTACTCAAAATGACTTAAACACTAATCTGTTTCAAACAAATTCCTTACAGTTAGCATCCCAAATTCTGCTGGTAAAAGTAACTTTGGACAATGGGCAAAGCTTTACAAAGAAAACATTGATAGATTAA
- a CDS encoding heavy metal translocating P-type ATPase → MNTSQCFHCGNEIIRKDEVLFDSKNFCCNGCKTVYEIFSQNDLSCYYDFQVAPGATPQDIKGKYDFLANEIIVDKLLEFRENATHIVSLYIPHIHCSSCIWILENLQKLQAGINTSQVNFPEKKVRITYNPEKTSLQEIVEMLCSIGYEPYISLENFDEDKKKVDRTLIYKIGVAFFCFGNIMLLSFPEYFEVNEFWIDQYKDFFRWLIFLISLPAFIYSASGYYVAAWKSIKQRMLNIEIPIALGIVVMFIRSTVDIVFNYGQGFFDSMCGLIFFMLLGKLFQQKTYDFLSFERDYKSYFPIAITKILSDGKEESVQVYDIEKGDRLLIRNQELIPVDGILISEKAAIDYSFVTGEAVPIEKKSGDKIFAGGKQLGKVIEMQVLFSVSQSYLTQLWSNDVFQKKVDQKHKSITDKISRYFTPALLLLAVVSFIYWIFIDVSTAFNVFTAILIVACPCALALTAPFTLGNVLRIMGNRKLYLKNAIVIEQLAKVDTIVFDKTGTITTNKKTSITYEGDVLSDFDLKLLKNALKGSNHPLSRRLYDFIPHQDKLETKSFEEIIGKGVFAEFENDIVKLGSSQFLQHMSENTHKKTKVHVEINGVYKGSYIFNNQYRKGLEQLFESLAKKYNLIVLSGDNDGERKILEKMLPPSTNLVFNQKPEQKLAFIESLQEQGKNVLMIGDGLNDAGALAQSNVGISISENVNVFSPACDGILDASQFEKIAFFLGYSKNAMKTIYMSFGLSLLYNVVGLSFAVSGNLLPIVAAIIMPLSTITIVSFVTIMSNYFARK, encoded by the coding sequence ATGAATACATCACAGTGTTTCCATTGTGGTAACGAAATTATCAGGAAAGACGAAGTTCTTTTTGATTCCAAGAATTTTTGTTGCAACGGCTGTAAAACCGTCTATGAAATATTTAGTCAAAATGACCTTTCGTGCTATTATGATTTTCAAGTTGCACCAGGCGCGACACCACAAGACATCAAAGGGAAATATGATTTTTTAGCCAATGAAATTATTGTTGACAAACTATTGGAATTCAGAGAGAATGCAACGCATATTGTTTCACTCTACATTCCGCATATACACTGTAGTTCGTGTATTTGGATTTTGGAAAATCTACAAAAACTTCAGGCAGGAATAAATACTTCGCAGGTAAATTTCCCTGAAAAGAAAGTCCGCATCACTTACAATCCCGAGAAAACTTCGTTGCAGGAAATCGTAGAAATGCTTTGCTCTATTGGATACGAACCGTATATCAGTTTAGAGAATTTTGACGAAGACAAAAAGAAAGTTGATCGCACTTTGATTTACAAAATCGGAGTGGCATTTTTCTGTTTTGGAAACATAATGCTGTTGTCGTTTCCTGAATATTTTGAAGTCAATGAATTTTGGATTGACCAATACAAAGATTTCTTCCGTTGGCTGATTTTTTTAATTTCTCTACCGGCTTTTATTTATTCTGCTTCTGGTTATTATGTAGCCGCATGGAAAAGCATCAAACAAAGAATGCTGAATATTGAAATTCCAATAGCCTTAGGTATTGTGGTGATGTTTATCAGAAGCACGGTTGATATCGTTTTCAATTACGGACAAGGATTCTTCGACAGCATGTGCGGCTTGATTTTCTTTATGTTATTGGGAAAATTATTCCAACAAAAAACCTATGATTTTCTTTCGTTTGAAAGGGATTATAAATCCTATTTTCCCATAGCCATTACCAAAATTTTGTCTGACGGAAAAGAAGAATCCGTACAAGTTTATGACATCGAGAAAGGTGATAGGTTATTAATTCGAAATCAAGAACTTATTCCGGTTGACGGGATTTTAATTTCTGAAAAAGCAGCTATCGATTACAGTTTTGTAACAGGAGAAGCGGTTCCGATCGAAAAAAAATCAGGAGACAAAATCTTTGCCGGTGGAAAACAATTGGGTAAAGTCATTGAAATGCAAGTGCTATTCTCGGTTTCCCAAAGTTATCTGACTCAGTTGTGGAGCAATGATGTTTTTCAGAAAAAAGTAGATCAAAAACACAAATCCATTACTGATAAAATCAGTCGTTATTTTACGCCGGCTTTATTGTTGTTAGCTGTTGTGTCTTTTATTTATTGGATTTTTATCGATGTTTCTACTGCCTTTAATGTTTTTACAGCAATACTGATTGTAGCTTGTCCGTGTGCATTGGCATTGACGGCTCCTTTTACCTTGGGTAATGTTTTACGCATTATGGGAAATAGAAAACTCTATCTCAAAAACGCTATTGTAATAGAGCAATTGGCTAAAGTTGATACGATTGTTTTTGACAAAACCGGAACCATAACAACCAATAAAAAGACTTCAATAACTTACGAAGGCGATGTCTTAAGTGATTTCGATTTAAAATTATTAAAGAATGCACTCAAAGGTTCTAACCATCCATTGAGCAGAAGATTGTATGATTTTATTCCGCATCAGGATAAATTGGAAACAAAAAGTTTTGAAGAGATTATTGGAAAAGGGGTTTTTGCCGAATTCGAAAATGATATTGTCAAGTTAGGCTCTTCCCAGTTTTTGCAGCACATGAGCGAAAACACCCATAAGAAAACTAAAGTCCATGTTGAAATCAATGGCGTTTATAAAGGCAGCTATATTTTTAACAATCAATATAGAAAAGGACTAGAACAGCTGTTCGAAAGTTTAGCCAAAAAATACAATCTGATTGTACTATCCGGAGACAATGACGGAGAGCGTAAAATTTTAGAAAAAATGCTTCCACCAAGTACAAATTTGGTATTCAACCAAAAACCGGAACAGAAATTAGCTTTTATCGAAAGCTTGCAAGAACAAGGCAAAAACGTATTAATGATTGGCGACGGACTCAACGATGCTGGAGCTTTGGCGCAAAGCAATGTTGGAATTTCTATTTCCGAAAACGTAAATGTTTTTTCTCCGGCTTGTGATGGAATTTTGGATGCATCCCAATTTGAAAAGATTGCGTTCTTCTTAGGCTATTCTAAAAATGCGATGAAGACAATTTATATGAGTTTTGGATTGTCATTACTATATAACGTTGTGGGTTTGAGTTTTGCCGTCAGTGGCAACTTATTGCCGATAGTAGCTGCTATCATTATGCCATTGAGCACCATTACGATTGTCAGTTTCGTAACGATTATGAGTAATTATTTCGCCAGAAAATAA